ACAGGTCTCTCATGTCGGGGATGTAGAGGTCTTTTCTGCTCTCTTTGAAGGTGTAGAGCATGTTTACTATGTCGAGCAGTTTGACTTTATACTGCTCTGGCACGGTACAATACTTGCTATCTTCCATACAGGTGTTCGCTTCGCCGTTAAGAGCGTTTAGGAGTTCTTTTACAAGGTCGTCTATGTAGACCAAGGTCAATGTCGGGTTTGTCTCGTTTACCTGTATGGGCAGATTTCTCGCTATGTTGTGGCAGAAGGTGGCTACGGCGCTGTTGTAGTTCGGACGGCACCATTTGCCGAAGACGTTGGGGAAGCGGTAGACGTAGACTTTCACATCGTTGTCTCTGCCGTATTGGAATATGAGTTCTTCTCCGGCTTTTTTGCTTCTGCCGTATGGGTTGTCGAGCTCGGCCTGTATGGAGGAGGAGAGCATTACGGGAGCTTTGTTCCCGTGTTTTTTCAGGCTGTCGAGTAACGTCGATGTGAAGCCGAAGTTGCCGGACATGAAGTCTTCGGGGTTTTCCGGCCTGTTTACTCCGGCGAGATGATATACGAAATCGCAGCTTGAAGCGTATTCGTCGAGCTGTTTTTCGGTATTGTCTATGTCGTAGGATAGTATCTCGTGTCCATGTCTTTTGAGTTCTTCTGTTAGGTTTCTGCCTATGAAGCCTTTGGCTCCGGTTACAAGGATTTTCATTTTATGCTTCCTCCTTTCTGTCCTTTTTCTTTAGTTCTTATCCTTATCTTTGCTCTTGTTTTTATGTTCTTCCCAAGACGCGAGCTCTTCTTGTATGTATTTGAGTGAGAGGAGCTTTTGCTTTACGGCTTCTACATCCAATAGTTCGGTGTTGTCGGAGTTGAATTCTTTTATGGCTGTCTCTTTCGGAGTTCCTTTGTCGAAGTATTTTTCGTAGTTAAGGTCGCGTTTGTCGCAGGGGACGCGGAAGAAGTTGCCCATGTCTTCTGCGTGGGCGCATTCTTCTTTGGTGAGGAGCGTCTCGTACATTTTTTCGCCGTGGCGGATGCCGATGATTTTAGTTTCGGCCAACGAGTTGAATAATTCTTTTACTGCTTCGGCGAGTACCGCTATTGTGCAGGCAGGTGCTTTCTGTACCATGATGTCCCCGTTCTCCGCGTGTTCGAAAGCGAATACGACGAGCTCTACGGCTTCTTCGAGGCTCATGATGAAGCGCGTCATGGCGGGTTCGGTTATGGTCAACGGCTTGCCTGCTTTTATCTGCTCGACGAAACGCGGAATTACCGAACCGCGCGAGGCCATTACGTTGCCGTAGCGCGTGCAGCAAATCGTAGTCTTTGAAGGATCTACGGTACGCGATTTGGCTATTACCACTTTTTCCATCATGGCTTTGGACGTACCCATCGCGTTGATTGGATAGGCGGCTTTGTCTGTAGATAGGCAGATTATTTTCTTTACGCCGTATTCTATCGCTGCGGACAGTACGTTGTCCGTGCCTATGATGTTTGTCTTGGCGGCTTCGAGCGGGAAGAATTCGCACGAGGGCACCTGTTTTAATGCCGCCGCATGGAATATGTAGTCCACGCCGTGCATTGCGTTTTTGACGCTGTTCACGTCCCTGACGTCGCCGATATAGAACTTTATCTTCGGGTTGTTGCCGTATTCGGTGCGCATGTCGTCCTGTTTCTTCTCGTCGCGAGAGAAGATGCGGATTTCACGCACGTCCGTGTCGAAGAAACGGTCCAAGACTGCGTGTCCGAAGGATCCCGT
The sequence above is drawn from the Cloacibacillus sp. An23 genome and encodes:
- a CDS encoding polysaccharide biosynthesis protein, with protein sequence MFENNILLITGGTGSFGHAVLDRFFDTDVREIRIFSRDEKKQDDMRTEYGNNPKIKFYIGDVRDVNSVKNAMHGVDYIFHAAALKQVPSCEFFPLEAAKTNIIGTDNVLSAAIEYGVKKIICLSTDKAAYPINAMGTSKAMMEKVVIAKSRTVDPSKTTICCTRYGNVMASRGSVIPRFVEQIKAGKPLTITEPAMTRFIMSLEEAVELVVFAFEHAENGDIMVQKAPACTIAVLAEAVKELFNSLAETKIIGIRHGEKMYETLLTKEECAHAEDMGNFFRVPCDKRDLNYEKYFDKGTPKETAIKEFNSDNTELLDVEAVKQKLLSLKYIQEELASWEEHKNKSKDKDKN
- a CDS encoding capsular polysaccharide biosynthesis protein CapF encodes the protein MKILVTGAKGFIGRNLTEELKRHGHEILSYDIDNTEKQLDEYASSCDFVYHLAGVNRPENPEDFMSGNFGFTSTLLDSLKKHGNKAPVMLSSSIQAELDNPYGRSKKAGEELIFQYGRDNDVKVYVYRFPNVFGKWCRPNYNSAVATFCHNIARNLPIQVNETNPTLTLVYIDDLVKELLNALNGEANTCMEDSKYCTVPEQYKVKLLDIVNMLYTFKESRKDLYIPDMRDLFSKKLYATYLSYLPEDKFSYELTMHCDARGSFTEMLKSNERGQVSVNISKPGITKGNHWHSTKNEKFIVVSGKARISFRKIGSAEVISYDVSGDKIEAVDIPPGYTHSITNTGETDLVTVMWANEPFDPNNPDTYYEEV